CTGGTGCAGGTCACGCACCACGTGCTGGTTGGCCATGGCGAACTTCATGGCGGCCATCCCGCTGCCGACGCCGAGCTCGACCATCCGGTCGACGACCTGGGCCCGCAGCTCCGGGCCGGGCGGCTGCTCGCGGGCCCAGCCGACGAGCTCGTCCAGCGCGTCCAGGTGGGCCTGGAAGATCGACAGGACGATGCTCTCCTTGCTGCTGTAGTGGTAGTAGAGCGCCGCCTTGGTGATGCCGAGCCGCTCGGCGATCTCGCGCAGGGAGGTCGCCTCGTAGCCCCGCTCGGTGAACAGCTCGATGGCCACCTTGCGGATCTCGGCCTTGGTGTCGACGCCTCGCCGCTGTCCTGCCGCACCCATCGCTGTTCTTCCCTTCACGCATCCGCCGCCGTGCCGATCCTCACGGTGACCGGCCCGTTTGCCAACTTACCGTGCGGCAAGTAGGCTACTAACCGGCCGGTAAGTAAGACTACCGAAGGATGCCCTGCCGTGACCACACCAACCCGCTTCACTCACCGCGAGATCATGGTGACGATGAGCGGCCTCGTCATCGCGATGCTGCTCGCCATGCTCGACAACATGATCGTGGCCCCCGCGCTGCCCACGATCGTCGGCGACCTCCACGGCCTGAACCATCTGGCCTGGGTGACCACCGGCTACATCCTGGCCTCGACCGTCGCCACCCCGATCTGGGGCAAGCTCGGTGACCTGATGGGCCGCCGGATCACCTTCCTCTCCTCGATCGCGATCTTCCTGATCGGCTCGGCGCTCTGCGGCATGTCGCAGAACATGGGCGAGCTGATCGCGTTCCGGGCCGTGCAGGGCCTGGGCGCCGGCGGCCTGATGGTCGGCGTCATGGCGGTCCTCGCCGACATCGTCCCGCCGCGCGAGCGCGGCAAGTACCAGGGCGTGATGATGGCGGTCATGCCGGTCGCCATGATCGGTGGCCCGCTGGTCGGCGGCTTCATCACCGACAACCTGAACTGGCGCTGGGCGTTCTACGTCAACCTGCCGCTCGGCGTCGTCGCCCTCGCGGTCTGCTGGTTCGTGCTGGCCAAGCTGCCCCGCGGCAAGGGTCAGGTCCGCATCGACTGGTTCGGCGCCGGCCTGCTCAGCGCCTGGATCACCACGCTGGTCCTGATCACCACCTGGGGCGGCAGCGAGTACGCCTGGTCCTCCCCGCAGATCCTCGGCCTGGCCGCGGTCACCCTGATCGCCTTCGCCGCCTTCGTCGCGGTCGAGCGCCGCGCCGCCGAGCCGATCATGCCGCTGTCGGTGTTCGCCAACCGCAACTTCACCCTGGCCGGCGTGCTCAGCCTGATCGTCGGGTTCGCCATGTTCGGCGGCATCACCCTGCTCCCCCAGTTCCAGCAGTACGTGCAGGGCTCCTCGGCCACCAACAGCGGCCTGCTGCTGATGCCGATGATGCTCTCCGCCATGGTGGTCTCCCTGGTCGGC
Above is a genomic segment from Actinoplanes ianthinogenes containing:
- a CDS encoding TetR/AcrR family transcriptional regulator gives rise to the protein MGAAGQRRGVDTKAEIRKVAIELFTERGYEATSLREIAERLGITKAALYYHYSSKESIVLSIFQAHLDALDELVGWAREQPPGPELRAQVVDRMVELGVGSGMAAMKFAMANQHVVRDLHQQQGRENAFGKMTELFDIVTGPDASLEETLRVRSALLSVNIVLMASRGLTVTDAELAGVARDIAHSVLQR
- a CDS encoding MDR family MFS transporter gives rise to the protein MVTMSGLVIAMLLAMLDNMIVAPALPTIVGDLHGLNHLAWVTTGYILASTVATPIWGKLGDLMGRRITFLSSIAIFLIGSALCGMSQNMGELIAFRAVQGLGAGGLMVGVMAVLADIVPPRERGKYQGVMMAVMPVAMIGGPLVGGFITDNLNWRWAFYVNLPLGVVALAVCWFVLAKLPRGKGQVRIDWFGAGLLSAWITTLVLITTWGGSEYAWSSPQILGLAAVTLIAFAAFVAVERRAAEPIMPLSVFANRNFTLAGVLSLIVGFAMFGGITLLPQFQQYVQGSSATNSGLLLMPMMLSAMVVSLVGGQVITRTGRYRALPIAGTVLMTAGLALFATMDTGTSRFTTGVFMAILGAGMGCLMQTTMLIAQNSSPVQSIGAATGAATFLRNMGGSLGVSLLTTLYTNHLIDSLGGSGQSAQSAGGMTPAMLRSLPENVRHAFSVAVSDGVSAAFTWGAVAAAAGIVVALFIKHVPLRGFADAPKPEPAAEALQNA